Proteins found in one Brevibacillus brevis genomic segment:
- a CDS encoding FecCD family ABC transporter permease, with protein sequence MSLSQPITKNASFRTRPWMATVLIVAGICAILFGLGSSIITGVANISFATVWNSIFHYDSSNEHHVIIQTLRMPRALAGALVGAAFAVAGAIMQGVTKNPIADTGLMGINAGAGFVLVLVFAFAPGLPFESIILFSFIGAGLGVGLVYGLAYFSKNGLTPLRLALAGAVVSSIISGISQAISLLFQINYDLAFWSAGGISTAEWFQVSVMMPWIVGGIVVAMILSRSITILSLGEEIAAGLGQKTRLVKGVSAAVVMVLAGASVSTVGGVGFVGLVVPHIVRFLVGVDYRWIIPCSAVLGAVLVVFADIGAKMIAMPYETPLGAIIAVIGVPFFLYLARKERREW encoded by the coding sequence ATGTCACTGTCACAGCCGATCACTAAAAATGCTTCGTTTCGAACCAGGCCGTGGATGGCCACGGTGTTGATTGTTGCAGGGATTTGCGCCATTCTTTTCGGACTAGGTTCATCCATTATCACTGGAGTGGCGAATATCTCTTTTGCTACCGTTTGGAATTCGATTTTTCATTATGATTCTAGCAACGAGCACCATGTTATTATTCAAACACTGCGAATGCCGCGTGCCTTGGCAGGAGCGCTGGTGGGAGCCGCTTTTGCCGTAGCGGGAGCCATCATGCAAGGGGTTACGAAAAATCCGATTGCGGATACGGGCTTGATGGGCATTAATGCAGGGGCTGGATTCGTACTTGTACTCGTTTTTGCTTTTGCCCCAGGACTCCCTTTTGAGTCTATTATTCTCTTTTCTTTTATCGGAGCGGGTCTGGGGGTAGGGCTTGTTTATGGTCTGGCCTATTTTTCCAAAAACGGTTTGACCCCCTTGCGGCTCGCGTTGGCAGGGGCAGTCGTCAGCTCAATCATATCAGGGATTAGTCAGGCGATTTCTCTCCTCTTTCAGATCAACTACGATCTGGCATTCTGGTCAGCAGGGGGGATCTCTACAGCGGAGTGGTTTCAAGTATCCGTCATGATGCCGTGGATTGTCGGAGGAATCGTTGTGGCCATGATCCTATCTCGCTCCATTACTATTTTAAGTTTGGGAGAAGAGATCGCAGCGGGACTCGGACAAAAGACAAGGCTGGTGAAGGGGGTGTCGGCGGCTGTCGTCATGGTGCTGGCGGGTGCTTCTGTCTCGACAGTTGGTGGTGTTGGGTTTGTCGGTCTTGTTGTCCCACATATCGTCCGTTTTCTGGTCGGGGTTGATTACCGCTGGATTATTCCATGCTCTGCAGTCTTGGGAGCTGTTTTGGTTGTTTTTGCAGACATCGGAGCCAAAATGATAGCGATGCCCTACGAGACACCGCTTGGCGCCATTATCGCTGTTATCGGGGTCCCCTTCTTCCTGTACCTGGCACGTAAGGAAAGGAGGGAGTGGTAG
- a CDS encoding FmdB family zinc ribbon protein: MPRYDYMCEECGPFVQWLKMSELTDSIACPNCRLPSKRLYAAPGLIMTPQALRQRVERGVEPKVVRKHSHSHEGGGCSHNHGSQTQRGHSHSRGGKRPWMVGH, from the coding sequence ATGCCGAGATATGATTACATGTGCGAGGAATGTGGTCCATTTGTACAATGGCTGAAGATGAGCGAGCTTACAGATAGCATTGCGTGCCCCAATTGCCGGCTACCGTCAAAGCGTTTGTATGCCGCACCAGGATTGATCATGACACCGCAAGCGCTGCGACAACGTGTTGAGCGTGGCGTGGAACCAAAAGTGGTACGGAAGCATTCGCATTCCCATGAAGGAGGAGGGTGCAGCCATAACCACGGTAGCCAGACACAGCGGGGACATTCTCACAGTCGTGGGGGCAAACGCCCTTGGATGGTAGGGCACTAA
- a CDS encoding AraC family transcriptional regulator, with protein sequence MGKTDIFSDPNVITVNDVHVLSISKEWKLVEARERSEQIIILVIEGRASFRLDKTGGMLNQGDCMFISPEDMKEGLALLPITENLYVCYVALFAAHARKERDGWLINEVMLPIQGKHHIETISLIHHHIEQLHLAWRKDRFDQATMQILFLKLWQAIMAGITLQEKKTDRQQLLQGIAEHMEQHCEETFQIEEMARYSGMTPTLFYQQFKEYTSLTPLQFINRKRMEKACQLLVTQDVLIPEVASEVGYRDVYYFSRMFKKIVGVPPYRFKKSLQKKIAVLHPAIIGDLLALGISIQHLIPVWEKHRQKRPYSQMEAATLEFDLYRLHQMEPDLIVGTDQVAPWLEQLETIAPTWLIPFKTTTWRDHLQQVAAMLGITEVATSWLYYYDLKAAAARERIRKKIGNESVMAVRAWDGGARIFGAKRRKISDILYGDLQVRPPVGTDYFAFLDIASLDELQDFQADHILLFDERKIRTDVRKHRLKGNVHRAGVYPWLHYSALGHEQSISEALTHLAESQECTKKESGSSIFLRPQVCDND encoded by the coding sequence ATGGGAAAAACAGACATATTTAGTGATCCGAATGTCATCACTGTAAATGATGTGCACGTTTTGTCCATTTCAAAAGAATGGAAGCTTGTAGAAGCGAGAGAGAGAAGCGAACAAATCATCATTTTGGTAATAGAGGGCAGGGCATCGTTTCGGTTGGATAAGACAGGAGGGATGCTTAACCAGGGAGATTGCATGTTCATATCTCCAGAGGATATGAAGGAAGGGCTCGCCCTCTTGCCCATTACGGAGAACCTCTATGTTTGTTACGTGGCGCTTTTTGCTGCTCATGCCAGAAAAGAAAGGGATGGGTGGCTCATAAACGAAGTGATGCTACCGATTCAGGGGAAGCACCATATCGAAACTATATCCTTAATTCACCATCACATCGAACAATTGCATCTGGCATGGCGAAAAGATCGCTTCGATCAGGCAACCATGCAGATTCTTTTTCTGAAGCTATGGCAAGCTATTATGGCTGGAATCACGCTGCAAGAGAAAAAAACAGATCGTCAACAACTTCTTCAAGGGATCGCTGAGCATATGGAGCAGCATTGTGAGGAGACTTTTCAGATCGAGGAGATGGCTCGCTACTCAGGAATGACGCCGACCCTTTTCTACCAGCAGTTTAAGGAGTACACCTCGCTCACTCCCTTGCAATTCATCAATCGGAAACGAATGGAGAAGGCTTGTCAGCTTCTGGTGACGCAGGACGTGCTGATTCCTGAGGTAGCTAGTGAAGTGGGCTATCGGGATGTGTACTATTTCAGTCGGATGTTTAAAAAGATCGTTGGCGTGCCCCCTTATCGCTTCAAGAAATCGTTACAAAAGAAAATCGCCGTACTCCATCCAGCAATCATCGGTGATCTGCTCGCATTGGGGATTTCGATCCAACATCTGATCCCTGTTTGGGAAAAGCATCGGCAAAAGAGGCCGTACTCCCAGATGGAAGCAGCCACACTGGAATTTGACTTGTACCGTCTGCATCAGATGGAGCCAGATTTGATTGTCGGAACAGATCAGGTTGCCCCTTGGCTTGAACAATTGGAAACCATTGCACCGACCTGGCTCATTCCCTTTAAAACAACGACTTGGCGAGATCATTTGCAGCAGGTAGCTGCCATGCTAGGAATTACAGAGGTGGCGACCAGTTGGCTCTATTATTATGATCTGAAAGCAGCTGCGGCTCGCGAGCGTATCCGCAAAAAAATTGGAAATGAATCCGTTATGGCAGTGAGGGCGTGGGATGGTGGAGCCCGTATATTTGGTGCGAAAAGGCGGAAAATTTCCGATATTTTATACGGTGACCTACAGGTAAGACCTCCAGTGGGAACAGATTATTTTGCCTTTCTGGATATCGCGAGCCTGGATGAGCTTCAAGATTTTCAGGCTGATCATATTCTGCTTTTCGACGAAAGGAAAATTCGAACGGATGTACGCAAGCATCGATTAAAAGGAAATGTACATCGAGCTGGGGTATATCCTTGGCTGCATTATTCCGCCCTCGGCCATGAGCAATCCATATCAGAGGCGCTCACGCATCTTGCAGAGTCACAGGAATGTACAAAAAAGGAATCAGGTTCTTCAATTTTCTTGCGCCCACAAGTTTGTGATAATGATTGA
- the fmdA gene encoding formamidase produces the protein MPEVLFRVDLNKPMEEQDTPGHNRWHPDIPATVSVNPGAVFRMECKDWTDGQIANNDDPSDIRDVNLNRVHVLSGPVWVNGAEPGDLLVVDILDIGALPQSEWGFNGIFAKENGGSFLVDHYSQAAKSIWDFHGIYTTSRHLPGVKFAGILHPGLIGTAPSHQLLDRWNRRESDLVATNPERMPPLANLPTPHSAVLGSLKGAEFDRIAREAARTVPPREHGGNCDIKNLSKGTRIYFPVYVNGAKLSMGDLHFSQGDGEVTFCGGIEMAGWLDLHVDVIKGGMAKYNIVNNPVFKPGPVEPRYTEYLVFEGISVHETTGQQLYMDAHVAYRNACLNAIEYLKTAMGFTGEQAYMLLGTAPVEGRIAGIVDIPNACCTLSIPTSIFDRDILPK, from the coding sequence ATGCCAGAAGTTTTATTTCGAGTTGATTTGAACAAACCGATGGAGGAGCAGGATACACCTGGTCACAACAGATGGCATCCAGACATTCCAGCAACCGTTTCCGTGAATCCAGGAGCTGTTTTCCGCATGGAATGTAAGGACTGGACGGACGGGCAGATCGCGAATAACGATGACCCTTCCGACATTCGGGATGTCAATCTCAATCGCGTCCATGTGCTCAGTGGACCTGTCTGGGTGAATGGAGCAGAGCCAGGCGACCTCTTGGTTGTCGATATTCTCGATATCGGGGCACTCCCTCAATCGGAATGGGGTTTTAACGGGATTTTCGCCAAAGAAAACGGCGGGAGCTTCCTCGTCGATCATTATTCGCAAGCAGCCAAGTCGATCTGGGACTTCCACGGCATTTACACCACTTCTCGTCATTTGCCAGGAGTCAAATTTGCTGGGATTCTTCATCCAGGCTTGATTGGTACCGCACCTTCCCACCAACTGTTGGATCGCTGGAACCGAAGAGAGAGCGACCTCGTAGCGACAAATCCTGAACGAATGCCGCCACTCGCGAATTTGCCGACCCCGCACAGTGCCGTGTTGGGAAGTCTAAAGGGAGCCGAGTTTGATCGGATTGCCAGAGAAGCGGCCCGGACTGTCCCCCCTCGCGAGCACGGAGGAAACTGCGATATTAAAAACTTGTCCAAAGGCACTCGCATTTACTTTCCGGTTTATGTAAATGGAGCGAAGCTGTCCATGGGCGATTTGCATTTTTCACAAGGAGACGGAGAAGTGACCTTCTGCGGCGGTATTGAAATGGCTGGTTGGCTGGATCTTCATGTGGACGTCATCAAGGGCGGGATGGCCAAGTATAACATCGTGAACAACCCTGTATTCAAACCGGGTCCAGTAGAGCCTCGCTATACCGAATACCTCGTTTTCGAAGGAATTTCAGTCCACGAGACGACAGGGCAGCAGCTGTACATGGATGCGCATGTTGCCTACCGCAATGCATGCCTGAATGCCATCGAATATTTGAAAACAGCGATGGGTTTCACAGGGGAGCAGGCGTACATGCTGCTGGGAACGGCACCGGTGGAAGGAAGAATTGCGGGAATCGTCGATATTCCGAACGCATGCTGCACCTTGTCTATCCCGACAAGCATTTTTGATCGAGATATCTTGCCGAAGTAG
- a CDS encoding nitroreductase family protein, whose amino-acid sequence MEPSMYPIAQAIRDRRTIKKFKPDLIPLELIRELLDVAVWAPNHGLREPWRFVLYMEEGKRVVVDAILQNAMKKRDPELLLRVPAYLLVIVNEDSRQREREEDYAAACTLIQNFQLAAWERGLGVVWKTEPFTYQAGFLQAVGVRAEEKLVGMLQLGFPEVIPEARARTAANDKLTVIHSNVALEDKKGNVTVTADH is encoded by the coding sequence ATGGAGCCATCAATGTATCCGATTGCACAAGCGATCCGAGACCGCAGAACCATAAAGAAATTCAAGCCAGACCTGATTCCACTGGAATTGATTCGTGAGTTGCTGGATGTAGCTGTCTGGGCGCCTAACCACGGACTACGTGAGCCTTGGCGATTCGTCCTTTATATGGAGGAAGGGAAGCGGGTAGTTGTCGATGCCATTCTTCAAAACGCCATGAAAAAAAGAGATCCGGAATTGCTTTTACGCGTCCCGGCCTATCTTTTGGTTATCGTAAATGAAGACTCTCGGCAAAGAGAACGGGAAGAGGATTATGCGGCAGCCTGCACGTTGATTCAAAACTTTCAGCTCGCGGCGTGGGAGCGGGGCTTGGGCGTCGTTTGGAAAACGGAACCGTTCACGTATCAAGCAGGATTTTTGCAAGCGGTAGGGGTACGTGCGGAGGAAAAACTCGTAGGAATGCTTCAGCTTGGCTTTCCGGAGGTCATCCCGGAAGCACGAGCGAGAACGGCTGCAAATGACAAGCTGACCGTGATTCATTCGAACGTTGCTCTGGAGGATAAGAAGGGAAATGTCACTGTCACAGCCGATCACTAA
- a CDS encoding SDR family NAD(P)-dependent oxidoreductase, translating to MLSNQKVIVTGAASGIGKAVVMHCLQEGAAVIACDLNQEALLALEEEMDRAERLHTYCVDVSKYEEVAAFFAHIEAEHADCTSLVNNAGIYLAKNILDYDLDTIEKVLAINVKGCIYFSQMFGKLLFPAQKRGTIVNLSSVSGIEGSSDAVYGTSKAAILGLTKSCAMNFAPYIRVNAVAPTMVATPMMDTIPEWRRAEYLAHGLIDSPVMPADVADTVVFLLSEKSKHYTGATFDINNGGYLR from the coding sequence ATGCTGAGCAATCAAAAAGTAATCGTAACAGGAGCAGCTTCTGGGATCGGGAAAGCCGTAGTGATGCACTGCTTGCAAGAAGGGGCCGCTGTCATCGCGTGTGACCTCAATCAGGAAGCTTTGCTGGCACTGGAAGAAGAGATGGATCGAGCAGAAAGACTACATACGTATTGTGTGGATGTTAGCAAATATGAAGAGGTCGCGGCTTTTTTTGCGCATATCGAGGCAGAGCATGCGGATTGTACCAGTCTCGTCAATAACGCAGGCATTTACCTGGCGAAAAACATTCTGGACTACGACCTCGACACAATTGAAAAAGTGCTCGCGATTAATGTAAAAGGTTGCATTTATTTCTCACAGATGTTCGGAAAACTCCTTTTTCCTGCCCAAAAACGAGGAACGATCGTCAACCTGTCCTCTGTATCCGGAATTGAGGGCAGCTCGGATGCAGTCTACGGAACCTCGAAGGCGGCAATTCTCGGCTTGACGAAAAGCTGTGCAATGAACTTCGCTCCCTACATCCGGGTCAATGCGGTAGCACCCACTATGGTTGCTACACCGATGATGGACACCATTCCAGAATGGCGTCGGGCAGAATATCTCGCTCACGGCCTCATCGACAGCCCTGTAATGCCAGCGGACGTAGCAGATACCGTCGTTTTCCTGTTATCGGAGAAGTCCAAACACTACACCGGAGCGACTTTTGACATCAACAACGGTGGATATCTGCGGTAA